TAGTCATGAGAAGCCTTGGTGACTTCTCCATCACCCCTCCTAGCTTCAGCTAGTTCCATGGGATGGGACAGTTTTACAGTGACTCAGCAAAGGCCCCTGGTTGATTCACATTCGAGACTTGTCACTGATAGAATAAGAGCTGCATCTATGCAGGACTGTGATTGGTGGATCTGAATCATGCATGCctgtcttaaggtttctattgctgtcaagagacaccatgagcatggcaactcttataaaggaaataatttggGGTGGCTTCTAGTTTtagatgtttagtccattatcttcatggtgggacatagcagcatgcaggcagacactggGGCAGAAGctgagagttatttatttatttgaatgcacaagaaacaggaagtgaactgtatcTATCCTGAGCATAGACTGAGCATAAGTGACCTGAGagcccacctccacaatgacacacttcctccaacaaggccacacctactccaacaaagctatgcctcctaatagtgccactccctatgggcatATGGGGGCCAACTACATCCACACTGCCAAATGCCCATGCACCACCTCTGGCTGTGAAAGCAGCCTGGATTTCATCCTTATTGGTCAGTGTGGATGCTGTCCTTATGTCCCAGCATGCTCTTTGGTAGAAGCTGACACACTATCAAATGTTAAGACAAACTGGACTCGGGAAGGAAGTCTTGTCCTAAGGGAGACCCCAGAGGTCAGAATATCAACATGGCAGGAAATAAAGCGAGGGGACATAGATGGGTCTGTGAGGAAAGGAAGCTCAGCATGGGACCCAATCAAACCATGGTCTGTCATTTGAGGAGGGGCATGGAGTGTTCAGGGGGTGTAGCCGAGATGACTGTTCAGggagaacagcagagaggaaaagggttcttatgcagtggttctcagtgtGGACCTTGTtacctgcttctctctgtgtttctgttcctGAACACAATTTGCTACTCTCTAAGGTCTCATGTCTGTGTGTTGCGCTGCATTAAGAGAGACATAAGATCATGTCTGAGAGGACGACATTTATCAAAAATGTTATTAATTCCATGGACAGATAGGAAACAGTACAGTTGGGATCCCAggacaaaagacagaaagattgACCTGGGTTCTGAGGAAAGGAAGTCAGAGCGCACATGGCAGGAGTGGGGATCTCTTCTTGTACTTGTCCATGGACAGATGTTTCACAACACAGGCCTGCAGCCATGCTCTCTGATTCCCAGGCCGTGGTCAGGGAAGGGCTAGAGACACAGGTTGTGTAGCCACCAATCCCTACTTTGATGGGAACTCACCACCCTGGTGAGCGATGCTGGTCCCTGGAGTTCTGTTAACTGGGGACGAACAGACAATGCTGTGCCTAAGAAGGAGAGGACAGATTTCCAAAATCAGTTTTCTACTTGCACAATTTGTGTCCCCCAAATGAACTCAGGCCATTGGGCTCGGCTGCAGACACCTATTCCCAGTGAGCTATCTCTCTGCTCTTCACTTTTCTTTTGTCCTCTAATACGTAATTGTGAAATACTTCATTTAAAGTAAATTTGGAAAATGTTATGACCGAGATTTATCCCCTGGAGTCATGCACATTATTTTTTATGATatggtctctcattggtctggaactcagcaATTAGGCTGAACTAGCTGGACAGACAGCTCCATGACTCTGGCTGTCTCTTTGTCCAGGGCTGGGTTTACAAATTCCCGTCACCTCCCTGTCTTATAATGTGAGTGCTCCCAGtcagactcaggtcctcctgaACCTGTGCAAAGGTTTCTAactcagtcatctctctagctcccttgCATGTCTCTCATAACAAACTTCCCCAAACAGCCCCTCACCTGCTCCTTGGGATGACAGCTGCTCACCTGGCTGGGTTTCAGCTTTAGTCTGCTGGCCTGTAGGAGAAGAACCAGTGTCAGTGTGGCAGCCATGCTGatcctctgtctgcctctcagcTGTTCTCTGTGTTCAGACAACATTAGGGGCTCAgggcagcaaacagctctgtaGCAGCCAATCAGGGACAGGACTGAGAGTCCCCAGGACTTGAGGCCAGTCCTCAGCTGTCCTTCTGCACAGCcaatcagaggacagctctccGGTTCACTGCCCCTTGTCCATGTCCTTTTCCCTTTGCTTCCTTCCCCTGTCTTGAACTCATGTCCCTTCCCTGCTCTGCACTCACCAGGCCTCCCTTTTGTCTCCCTGGAACCTGGCTCCCTGGCTTCCCTGTGAATGCAGCTGCTGCCCCCTGCAGATTCAGTCTCAGGGTTCGAATCCCAGTCAGACTTCTGCTGCCTCCCTGACTGCTGCTCTCCACCTCTCAGCTCCACTTTTTAACTGTTGCAGGGCTGAGCCGTTGTGAAAACCAGGGCCTGCATGTTTAAGCCTGTGTTTCTGGGCTTTCATTACACTCCACTATCTGCTCATCTCTGCTCCTGTCCTGTAGTCTTCTTTCCATGGATTTAAGTCTGTTCTGAATCTGGTCCACACTgcctttgttttatgtgtgtacaaGGTCTTGTGGAACCCATGTTCACCTTCAACTTTCTATGTAGCTTCATATGAGCTTGTACTCTTAATTCCCCCAATGCacttccaaatgctggaattagggTGTCTCCTACTGTGtccccatgtttgtttcttagaattcttttgattttaaaaatcatttgcctTTACAAAAAAGCAATTGAGATTTGAACAGAGACTGCATTGACTTTTTAGACTGTTTTGCATTATAAGGAGTTATTGTATAAATGTTTCCATTATGCAAATCTCTTtacatattttagtatttttatactttttataaatttatttttgcagtagatatatgtatgtgaagatttgcatatgtgcacacgtgtgtggtagaggacaaccttgggtatcaTCCTGCTGGAGCTGTCCTCTATAGTTTGGGGGACAGGTCTGTCCTTGGCTTGGGGTTCCCTGATTGGGCAAACCTGGCAGCATAGTGACCCTCATGGACCCTATCATCTCTTCCTGTTCAGTATCTGCCAATGTAGTCAACTTTATCTGTGAatcctagggatggaacccatGTCCTTGTGTTTGTGGGTTatgcactttaccaactgagccgtctTCCAGCTGCTCTGTAATTTCTCTCAGCAGTGTGTCGTTTTTAGGGTACAAATATTTCACCTCTTATGGTGTAAGTTCTTCCCAGACATGTTTTTTCACCTGTGGGTTTATTGCACACCATGTCCTCCTTTTTGTATAGATACCATATTCCCAACTCAAACATATCTCTCTCTTCATGGTCTCATCTCCTGTGAGATGCTGTCCCTACAGGCTGCTCTACCTCAGACCTTGTTTAGCAGCCACAGCCCTTTCCAAATGAGCAGTTAGCCCCTGGGGCTCCTGCGTGCCCCTTGAATTTCTTAGGAGCAGGCTGTGTTCATCTGCACTTGATCCTCTAATTTAGCTGGGACTCTAACGAATTAGGAGCAGATTCAGTCCTGGGTGGGTTCAgcctcctttctgtccttctgttcCCTGTTCTCTGCCCTGCATATGTTTACTGTGCTGGCTGTTCTCGGTTGTGAACTGGACTGTGTCCGGAATGAGGTATAATCTAGAAACAGAGGGCACACTTGGGATCTGGATCTTGAGGGAGGAAGACAGCATGCCTTGGATCCAGACCATGATTCTGGAAGTCACACCTTTCACCTGGACCACTCCTTCTGTTTTAAGCCGGTGTAAGGataatggaagaaggaagggtgttCTTCACCTGCTTGCCTTTACCTCTGTCAcacattcatttctgtcttcgAGATCCCAATAGagcagctgagacacccagccttgtggaCAGAGCAGCTACTGGGTTCTTGGTCTTTCCTTTCAAAACTAGTCATTGTTTAATGGCAGCcataagtcattctaataaattcatatatatatgtatgtatatatgcacatatatacatatatatgcacacacatatataaatacattccATAAGTTCcattactctagagaaccctgactaatacacatACCATGTGCCACAACTGAGAAAACTCAGAGGTAAGCTCAGGTGAGGCCCTGTCCTGGACCACTCACCTTTTCTTCCACCAGAGGAAGATCAGCATCACATAGACGGGGGTTATGAGCACAGCCGTGGCCACCACCACCCCGACCGTGGCTCCCAGGCTCACAAGAGAAGGATTCCTCTGGCCCTCTGTGTCCTCCAGTCCAGCCGTGGTGACTGCAGAGGTGATGATGGAGGGGCTCTTCGTGATGGTTCTGACTGCTGGGGAGAGATGAGGAGTGAGCAGATCCTCCCTGCatgaggagggatgggaggagtgTCACATCTTGTCTCCTCTGTGGGAGGTAGGATGGAGAGCAGCTGTTAGAAGTTCACAGAGGGGAACACATGCTGAAGGCTGAGACTCTAGAAGAGCAAGCTCAGTGCACACCCTCCACCTGTCCTGGCTGTGTGTCCTCAGATTTACATTTAGTCACAGATAATTAAGTCATAGAAATATAGTTGTTTTGGTCATAAATGCATAGAACAATCAGATGTCTCAGTCTGTATCGTGATTGCTCTCAGGAAATTTAGAcccagagtttgatccctagaatccaTTTGAAGAGCCTGGAGAGCTGGACACAGCCTTTAATCTTAGccctagaggcagaggcaggaagatctatgTGAGTTAAAGCCAGCCTGTCTCTATATATTTAGTTCCACACCAAACAGAGTTGAGTGAGTTGTGTTCCAGTAAAAAGAGGCGGAGACAGGCatgtccctggggctcactggttagCCAGCCCTATCTATCTACTTGGTAAACTTTAagctagtgagagactctgtctcagaaaataagggaaTAGCTCCTGAATGTTTCCTCTTAGCTTCTGAATGCATATGAAGAATTGTcagtgattacacacacacacacacacacatacacatgcatacatacagacagacagacaaacacacgtGAATTAACAGACCCTCATGATCTCATGATCACACACCCAAAATACACaaaatgtaaaacagaaaatatataattttgatcATAGGTGTCCAGCTCAGTACAGGGCAGCATACATTCATCTGCTCTGCAATCTCCACTAAGGTCAATTCCTACCCTTATCTATTTGGAAACACTAGACCTACAGTTCCCAGCCTGTGGTTTGCTACCCCCACAGTGGTAGAATATAAGGTGACATGCAATtagatatttacagtatgattcacaaccgtagcaaaattatagttatgaagcagcaataaaaataatggggGGAGgattcaccacaacatgaggaactgcattaaagggtgtctccattaagaaggttgagaatcactgctctagaccCAAGAAgcatctcctttctctcctttctctgagACCTGGCAGCTGTGGTTAGCTATTACATCAGGTCAACATGGCAGCCGTAGAGACCGCACAAGAACTGTGCTGTGGGCGTCCTCTCACAGGTTGGCTTTAATCCAGTCAACAGCCactgctggatgtggtggcacaggcctttatctcagcactcgggagacagaagtaacaggtttctgtgagttccagaacaaccagagctacatggtgagaccctgtcttataaaaaccaaaacaccaaaatataaaaaaaaagagcagcagaGCAAGGTTGTGGTCAGCTGGAGGGCCATTTAAAGGGTGCAGGGGTAACAGCAAGATAGAGTTCCACTCAGTGTTCCCAGTGCATGGGTCTGCAGTTACTTCTGCttcagaggagaggcagggagcagaAGACAGAGCAGCCGCATCATGAAAATGGGGGCATTAGTTCCCAAGACCCATGGGGCTTGTGTGGGAGAGGTGAGGGCAGGAGggcaaggaaggggagaggggagttgGAAATGGAGACCCTCTAAGGGAGTTGTAGGGAGAATTCCCACAGATTTACAGCTGGTTTGACTCCAGAGTGTTAGCACCTCAGCTCAATCTGCCTTTTGTGACTGCTACATTTTGTCCCCTGTCCTCTCTATGTGATCCTTGCCTGAGAATTTTCTGAAGGTGCAAAGCCTATGCAAATTTGTTTGAAGCAGTGCTCAGAAAACCTCAGGTATTCTTCATCTGAGGATTTGGGCAGCTTAGATGAGAAGGGTTGGGGTGCAGAAATCAACTTGCTAAAATGTGTAAGTTGGAGGACAATTAAAGGGCCCCCCTAAGCTACAGGGGTTCAGTCTGAAGACAGGAAAGCCCTGGTGCTAAAAGGGCTAGAATCACCCTTGAGGTGCCTTATCTCTTGATTCTATGAACCAGAGAGTGGGTAGGGAGAGGTGAGGGATGTGTCCTGGGGAGCTAGGACAGGATATAGGGGACTGTGGTGACAGATGGCAGTTTACAGTTGGATTGTAGAACACCTACTGCTGATCAAGCCTTAGCTTGGAGTTGTGTGGAGGTGCTCCATACGGGGACTAACTGGAGCCCTGACACAGGACCAAGTGAGTCAGCTGCATCTTGGAGAAGTCAGTCCACCTCGAAGTCACAGGGAAGGTGAAAGTGACCTGAACTGCAGGGTTAGTTTGGCCACAAAGGGGGTGAACTAGAGGGAAGGCCTTATACTGAGATCTAGAGTGAGTTGGGGTTCCATCTGAGCAGAGGATGACAGACAAGGTCAGAAGACACAACAAAGACTTGTCACAACCACAGTGGAAAGATCCTGTGTCAGAACCAAGGTAAAGGAATATGAAACCAAGGTCAGAATTGTAGAGCCTGAGGTGACATCTAGGGGACAAGGAGCCAGAGGCATCAAAGCCTGAGCCAGGGCGGCTCACCAGGAGTGAAGGTGAGTTGGGTCCCATTGATCGACTGAAAACTCTCCATgcgttcttttgttttcagatgaaCTCGGCAGAAGTACACTGTCTGGTCCTTCTCCTTCAAGTCCAGGATTCTGAGGACTCCGGATGTCTGAGGCTGTGTCCAGTTCAGGATGAGCCGGCCCTTGAAATGCTCATGGATGAAACCCGAGGAGGAGTTGTAGATAAATTCTCCATGGTAGTTCTTCCATCTCCAGAGAATCCTCATCTGTGGATCCTTTGCCAACTCCCaggggaaatagaagaagaaGGGGATCTCGATGGAGCCGCCCTGGACTCCAGAGATGCGCATTGGCTGACCAAATCCATAAAGCTTTTCTCTGTTGGATCCTGCTGGGTTCCCTGAGAAGTATGAGGAGAATCTGAAGCCCCTTCAGGGATGGAAGGGACAACCCAGAGCTTCCCGAGCCATCACCATAGAAAGGTGTGGGACACAGGGGAGGACTGTCCCTATGTCACACTGTCCCATATGAGACAGAACAGACGGGGAAAGGTTGGGCGGGACCAAGTCTGAGGATGAGCTTTCTCTTGGCGCACAGAGGACAGGCTGGCTCGTAGAGCAGTCTCCTCCCACATGCCAGCCAACTCTTCCCAGCCCTACTCACCCCTCCTGTGGTTAAGTCCCCAGTAGTGAGGTTCCCACCACTCACCAGCTTGCAGGCATGCTGttggcagcagcagaagcaggaccCAGTCCATGTCCGGAATCCCTCCAGGAAGAGAGACCAACAGACCCATCAGGAGGGAGAACAGGTCCTGTGGAGGGTCCCTGGGGTGGTCAGGATTCAGgagaaaatcagaacaaaaatgATCCTCATCCCCTGGGCTGTATGTGGAGGACTGAGTGGGGGCAGGACCTCCTCATCTCAACCTCCTGTGACTAGCAACTTCCTTTATCATTCTGGCTTCTTCTTTCCCATGTTGCACAAGATCTGCCTTTGTGGTCTCTGAGAAGGTGACTGTGCCCTTGAGCCCAGCCCCCATTTTTGGCTGGAAGATACAGCCCTGACCTCTGTATGCCGGGCTCTCCTCTCTTCCACCTTGACCTCCTGTCTCATCCAGTCTTTCCCATTCCCTATGCAGCCTGCAATCACTGTTTCCTcagctcccatttcctccac
The Chionomys nivalis chromosome 3, mChiNiv1.1, whole genome shotgun sequence genome window above contains:
- the LOC130871225 gene encoding paired immunoglobulin-like type 2 receptor beta isoform X2, which codes for MGLLVSLPGGIPDMDWVLLLLLPTACLQAGNPAGSNREKLYGFGQPMRISGVQGGSIEIPFFFYFPWELAKDPQMRILWRWKNYHGEFIYNSSSGFIHEHFKGRLILNWTQPQTSGVLRILDLKEKDQTVYFCRVHLKTKERMESFQSINGTQLTFTPVRTITKSPSIITSAVTTAGLEDTEGQRNPSLVSLGATVGVVVATAVLITPVYVMLIFLWWKKRPAD
- the LOC130871225 gene encoding paired immunoglobulin-like type 2 receptor beta isoform X1; the protein is MGLLVSLPGGIPDMDWVLLLLLPTACLQAGNPAGSNREKLYGFGQPMRISGVQGGSIEIPFFFYFPWELAKDPQMRILWRWKNYHGEFIYNSSSGFIHEHFKGRLILNWTQPQTSGVLRILDLKEKDQTVYFCRVHLKTKERMESFQSINGTQLTFTPAVRTITKSPSIITSAVTTAGLEDTEGQRNPSLVSLGATVGVVVATAVLITPVYVMLIFLWWKKRPAD